Proteins from one Chitinophaga oryzae genomic window:
- a CDS encoding type I polyketide synthase, with amino-acid sequence MVLKRLEDALQDGDDIYAVIKGSAMNNDGSEKGGYTMPSIQGQAECIRLAHKIAGVSPADITYVEAHGTATRIGDPIEVEALNIAFNHDTTHKCALSTIKSNMGHADEAAGVSGLIKTTLAIHHRTIPASLHFNQANPAVNFAGGPFYVNAATAPWSGREGSPLTAGVSSFGIGGTNVHMVLQEAPVVNRHTQDSGHQVFRISAASPEALERYEKRLQDFLRENPAADVNSIAYTLQTGRRSLDYRKYLVASSVEGLTKQLPSGAKTHAVTPGHHMVFMFSGQGAQYVNMGRELYDKYPAFREQLDKGLDLLHQYNNIDYKAVLFHDLDDKRLHDTLYTQPLLFVLEHALAKWLMQLGVRPDYMIGHSLGEYVAATISGVFGFEDAVRLICARAALMSAAEAGEMLSVAAPLSRLEKDLLATVAVAAVNTQDSCVLSGTRENIAVVKEKLAQTGISAISLQTSHAFHSPMMEPVIVPFKAALAQVKMNTPEIPFVSNVSGKIITAEQAVSPDYWCEHLLSTVYFERGLQTLLELDRPVFVEIGPGRTLASFLNRAKGPAGEAAVLTTIRHQKDQVADTQHFAGFLGNLWVNGYDIDWNIFYGDNRPLKLHLPTYAFEPLVVTSKVTLSDTLLQHQSPAAKTLSDAFYMPAWKHVPMPATKGAEEHILFFNDGSLAASQLLKSLVAAGHEVTAVLKSTSFDTSIPGYIFIDTASEGCMDHLLEHLPPQTAETVNIVYAWPLSLHAGHREDYQLLLELLKVCRDVNARFTFLSDRNFQVSGNEAAGNLQQHTAALLQVAAQENPAFSATVIDIDTTTLTEKDIQLIQLEIARVPAAEKVAIRYGRRWELRFEALAKAADMPAILPQQGVCVIAGNLDELVYSLAEILQTDYAAKVVICTDSHTSVPKSYDQLKRLPGVAQIRQFDLTDTDSWLAAVAAIENEFGSINGLIHAARYNGDITLVNDITLTGMVHHFEARVDVLQTLLRVFRNRQLDFIRVFSTLSAFAGGISYGLYASAAALMDALALQEHPGVPQPVVINPDRLHKDAPWIQYADLREILHISFVYPELRQVVVSKREVNRLASRPEEEEKPKNHAAINRRHLDTGFKAPQSPTEIKIAGMMEDIFGATGIGADDDFFEMGGDSLKALMLINRIRRETGADIAIQEMFENKTTASLASLTDERLRLSQEGNAVAATTQDTLIPVLPPGDAGYPLSSSQYRLWMLDQLENGLAAYNIHRQVELNGDYDVKAFTRAVYALLDRHEILRTSFRKDAAHQVRQWITPTEELDFHITTVDLRGENDPMVAARELIAADVNQPFDLENAPLLRAALLQVEDHRYIFHYNMHHIISDGWSLGVIANDVITFYQAFVQGADPALEPLRVQYRDYASWQLAELNSGKAATSQQYWKNLLQGELPLVDFPSTLARPAIKTQRGHTIECYLPADLTRQLKSFAREHDGSLFIVLLALWETLVYRYTGLEDVVTGSAVSGRNHADMENQIGFFVNTIVFRNQPDPRAGFLQHFRQVKSQALQSYAHQSYPFDRVVEDLNPKRQLNRNALFDILLVLQNTGKKQELTQFTPDTTQFYDRGNTPAKLDMELNFGEIGDYLSFSINYHPEVYDAALIQSIMRHFSTLASACMQTPEMPLGQLPLIAPAEMALLERFNDTAVVYPQAGSVVDLFLQQVQQLPENIAVRFKDSALTYRELDQASNRFAGYLQQYFQVQAGALVGLCLYRSEWMLVAIMGILKAGAAYVPFDPDQPEERLAFLKQDSGIRVCIDQQQLEHFLHLLHDLPTTAVHIRTGDHDNAYAIYTSGSTGQPKGVLNHHAGLRNRLIWMQEYLRLSPADVVLQKTPYTFDVSVWELLLPVISGATLVFALPDGHKDPYYLQEVIAQYGITVLHFVPSMLHLFIASLGARPLSSVKHVVCSGEALPGKVVSEFRKKMPARIYNLYGPTEAAIDVTATDLTDADTTHQVSIGFPIANTRIYIVNDAMQLQPPGIAGELLIGGIQVAKGYLNRPELTAARFIDDPFVPGGRLYKTGDIARWNSDGSIAYLGRADGQVKIRGNRIELGEITAQLLANPSVTDAVVSVYTKDGLEKELVAYVVSAEEQNATALRKYLQSKLPEYEIPAWFIQLDALPLSANGKIDFKQLPPPVHALKTATAYVAPENDTESRLAEIFAVVLDRPAGEIGTHDNFFDLGANSMKLIRVLELIRQELGVDIKPVYLFQYTTIHDLATCLFQQTKPEGEMEDTLISDEIDSIIDLM; translated from the coding sequence GTGGTCCTGAAGCGCCTGGAAGATGCATTGCAGGATGGTGATGATATCTATGCCGTCATCAAAGGTTCCGCCATGAACAACGACGGCAGTGAGAAAGGCGGATACACCATGCCCAGCATACAGGGGCAGGCGGAGTGCATCCGGCTGGCGCATAAGATCGCCGGCGTATCGCCGGCAGATATTACCTACGTGGAGGCCCACGGTACCGCCACAAGGATCGGCGACCCCATCGAAGTAGAGGCGCTCAATATTGCCTTCAATCATGACACTACGCACAAATGTGCGTTGAGCACGATCAAGTCCAACATGGGGCATGCCGATGAAGCCGCCGGCGTGTCAGGACTGATCAAAACCACACTGGCTATCCATCACCGCACCATACCGGCAAGCCTGCATTTTAACCAGGCTAACCCCGCTGTCAACTTCGCGGGCGGACCGTTTTATGTCAACGCCGCTACCGCTCCCTGGAGCGGCCGCGAGGGAAGCCCACTTACCGCAGGCGTTAGTTCATTTGGTATCGGCGGAACAAATGTGCATATGGTGTTGCAGGAAGCCCCGGTGGTGAACCGCCATACGCAGGACAGTGGCCACCAGGTTTTTCGTATATCCGCCGCTTCGCCGGAGGCACTGGAGCGATATGAAAAACGCCTGCAGGATTTCCTGCGGGAAAACCCTGCGGCAGATGTTAACAGTATCGCCTATACCCTGCAAACAGGCCGTCGCTCGCTGGACTATCGCAAATACCTGGTGGCGTCCTCTGTAGAGGGGTTGACGAAGCAGTTGCCGTCCGGTGCAAAAACACATGCGGTTACGCCTGGTCATCATATGGTGTTCATGTTCTCCGGGCAGGGAGCGCAATATGTAAATATGGGCAGGGAGCTGTATGATAAATACCCGGCATTCCGGGAACAACTGGACAAGGGCCTGGACCTGCTGCACCAGTATAACAATATTGATTACAAGGCTGTACTCTTTCATGACCTGGATGACAAGCGGCTTCACGACACGCTGTATACCCAGCCGTTGTTGTTTGTGCTGGAACATGCGCTGGCAAAGTGGCTGATGCAGCTGGGCGTCCGGCCGGATTATATGATAGGCCACAGCCTGGGCGAATATGTAGCGGCCACCATCAGCGGTGTTTTTGGTTTTGAAGATGCTGTCAGGCTTATCTGCGCGCGCGCCGCATTGATGTCTGCCGCCGAAGCCGGAGAGATGCTCAGCGTAGCAGCGCCTCTCAGCCGCCTGGAAAAGGACTTGCTGGCAACGGTAGCAGTGGCCGCGGTAAATACACAGGATTCCTGTGTGCTGAGCGGCACCCGCGAGAACATAGCGGTTGTAAAGGAAAAGCTGGCGCAGACTGGCATTTCAGCCATCAGCTTACAAACCTCCCATGCTTTTCACTCGCCGATGATGGAGCCGGTGATTGTTCCTTTCAAAGCAGCCCTGGCGCAGGTGAAAATGAATACGCCGGAAATACCCTTTGTTTCCAATGTCAGCGGAAAAATCATTACCGCTGAACAGGCCGTATCCCCGGATTACTGGTGCGAACACCTGTTGTCCACCGTTTATTTTGAAAGAGGGTTGCAGACCCTGCTGGAACTGGACCGTCCCGTGTTCGTGGAGATCGGCCCCGGTCGCACGCTGGCTTCCTTCCTCAACAGGGCGAAAGGCCCCGCCGGCGAGGCAGCTGTTCTCACCACTATCCGCCACCAAAAGGACCAGGTAGCCGATACGCAGCATTTTGCCGGTTTCCTGGGCAATTTATGGGTGAACGGATATGATATTGACTGGAATATTTTTTATGGCGATAACAGGCCGCTGAAGCTGCATCTGCCCACCTATGCCTTCGAGCCATTGGTGGTAACTTCCAAGGTAACGCTGTCGGACACCTTATTACAGCATCAGAGCCCGGCCGCAAAAACGCTGTCGGACGCATTTTACATGCCGGCATGGAAGCATGTTCCGATGCCGGCCACCAAAGGCGCAGAAGAGCACATCCTGTTTTTTAACGATGGCTCCCTTGCCGCCAGCCAGCTGTTGAAGTCCCTGGTAGCCGCCGGCCACGAGGTAACAGCAGTGCTGAAATCTACCAGTTTCGATACAAGCATACCGGGCTACATATTTATTGATACCGCTTCAGAAGGTTGTATGGACCATCTCCTGGAGCACCTGCCGCCACAAACGGCGGAAACGGTAAACATCGTATATGCCTGGCCGTTGTCACTGCATGCGGGCCATCGGGAGGACTATCAACTGCTGCTGGAATTACTGAAAGTGTGCCGGGATGTGAATGCCCGTTTCACCTTCCTCAGCGACCGGAATTTCCAGGTAAGCGGGAACGAGGCCGCCGGCAACCTTCAACAGCATACAGCCGCCCTGCTGCAGGTCGCCGCACAGGAGAACCCCGCCTTTAGTGCCACGGTGATCGACATAGATACCACCACACTAACGGAAAAGGACATACAACTTATTCAGCTGGAAATAGCCCGCGTTCCCGCAGCAGAGAAGGTCGCCATCCGTTATGGCAGGAGATGGGAACTACGTTTCGAAGCCCTCGCAAAGGCCGCCGATATGCCGGCAATACTGCCGCAGCAAGGCGTGTGTGTGATCGCCGGCAACCTGGACGAGCTGGTCTATTCCCTGGCGGAGATATTACAAACGGATTATGCTGCTAAAGTGGTGATCTGTACAGACAGCCATACCAGCGTGCCGAAATCATATGACCAACTCAAACGATTGCCCGGTGTTGCGCAGATCAGGCAATTTGATCTTACCGATACCGATAGCTGGCTGGCGGCGGTCGCCGCGATAGAAAATGAGTTTGGCAGCATTAACGGCCTTATTCATGCCGCAAGATATAACGGCGATATTACGCTGGTAAATGATATAACGCTTACCGGCATGGTGCACCACTTTGAGGCGCGGGTAGACGTACTGCAAACATTGCTGCGCGTGTTCCGGAACAGGCAACTGGATTTTATCCGCGTATTCTCGACACTGTCTGCTTTCGCAGGTGGTATTTCCTACGGCCTGTATGCTTCAGCCGCCGCATTAATGGATGCACTGGCCCTGCAGGAACACCCGGGGGTGCCGCAACCGGTGGTCATCAACCCGGACCGTCTTCATAAGGATGCGCCCTGGATACAATACGCTGATCTGCGGGAGATACTGCATATCTCTTTTGTTTACCCGGAACTGCGTCAGGTAGTAGTGTCAAAAAGGGAGGTGAACCGCCTGGCGTCGAGACCGGAGGAAGAGGAAAAGCCCAAAAACCACGCCGCCATCAACCGTCGTCACCTGGATACCGGCTTCAAAGCGCCGCAGTCGCCCACGGAAATAAAGATCGCCGGCATGATGGAAGATATCTTTGGCGCAACAGGAATAGGAGCGGACGATGACTTTTTCGAGATGGGGGGCGACAGCCTCAAAGCGCTGATGCTTATCAATCGTATCCGCAGGGAGACCGGGGCCGACATTGCCATCCAGGAAATGTTTGAAAATAAAACTACCGCCAGCCTGGCATCGCTCACCGACGAACGCCTCCGGCTGTCGCAGGAAGGGAATGCTGTAGCGGCCACAACGCAGGATACGCTGATACCGGTGTTGCCACCCGGCGATGCAGGCTATCCGTTGTCCAGTTCGCAGTACCGCCTCTGGATGCTGGACCAGCTGGAAAACGGGCTGGCTGCCTATAACATCCACCGGCAGGTGGAGCTGAATGGCGACTACGACGTGAAGGCATTTACCCGTGCCGTTTACGCACTGCTGGACAGGCATGAGATCCTGCGTACGTCCTTCCGCAAAGATGCCGCTCACCAGGTACGGCAATGGATAACGCCAACGGAAGAACTGGATTTTCATATCACCACCGTGGACCTCCGAGGGGAAAATGATCCGATGGTCGCCGCCAGAGAGCTGATCGCGGCCGATGTGAACCAGCCTTTCGACCTGGAAAATGCGCCGCTGCTGAGGGCCGCATTGCTACAGGTGGAAGATCACCGTTACATTTTTCATTACAACATGCATCATATCATCAGCGACGGCTGGTCGCTGGGCGTGATCGCGAATGACGTCATTACTTTCTACCAGGCGTTCGTGCAGGGCGCGGACCCGGCGCTGGAGCCCCTGCGGGTCCAATACCGTGATTATGCCTCCTGGCAGCTCGCGGAGCTGAACAGCGGGAAGGCCGCCACATCACAACAATACTGGAAAAACCTGCTGCAGGGGGAACTGCCGCTGGTGGATTTTCCCTCAACGCTTGCAAGGCCGGCCATCAAAACACAGCGCGGGCATACCATAGAATGTTATCTCCCTGCTGACCTTACCCGGCAACTGAAATCCTTTGCCAGGGAACATGACGGCAGCCTGTTTATAGTATTGCTGGCCTTATGGGAAACGCTGGTATACCGCTACACAGGCCTGGAAGATGTGGTCACCGGATCGGCCGTCTCCGGCCGTAACCACGCGGACATGGAAAACCAGATCGGTTTCTTCGTCAATACCATCGTATTCAGGAACCAGCCGGACCCGCGTGCCGGCTTCCTGCAACACTTCAGGCAGGTGAAGTCGCAGGCGCTTCAGAGCTATGCGCACCAGTCATATCCGTTTGACAGGGTGGTGGAAGATCTCAACCCTAAAAGACAGCTGAACAGAAATGCCCTCTTCGATATACTGCTCGTGTTGCAGAATACCGGAAAGAAGCAGGAGCTGACCCAATTTACACCTGATACAACACAGTTTTATGACCGTGGCAATACGCCCGCTAAGCTGGATATGGAATTGAATTTCGGGGAGATAGGAGATTATCTTTCTTTCAGCATCAACTATCATCCGGAGGTATATGATGCCGCATTGATACAAAGCATCATGCGTCACTTCAGTACCCTTGCATCGGCCTGCATGCAGACGCCGGAAATGCCGCTGGGGCAGCTGCCGCTGATCGCGCCCGCAGAAATGGCATTGCTGGAACGTTTCAACGATACCGCCGTCGTTTATCCGCAGGCAGGGTCGGTAGTAGACCTTTTCCTGCAACAGGTACAACAACTCCCGGAGAATATTGCCGTCCGATTTAAGGACAGTGCGCTCACTTACCGGGAGCTGGACCAGGCCAGTAACCGCTTTGCTGGTTATCTGCAGCAATACTTCCAGGTGCAGGCCGGCGCGCTGGTGGGGCTCTGTCTCTACAGAAGCGAGTGGATGCTGGTCGCCATTATGGGCATATTAAAAGCAGGCGCCGCCTATGTGCCTTTTGACCCGGACCAGCCGGAAGAGAGACTGGCATTCCTGAAACAGGACAGCGGTATCCGGGTATGCATCGATCAGCAACAGCTGGAGCATTTCCTGCATTTGCTGCACGATCTGCCTACCACGGCGGTGCATATACGTACCGGAGATCACGATAACGCCTATGCGATCTATACTTCCGGATCTACCGGACAGCCTAAGGGCGTGCTTAACCACCACGCCGGTCTCCGTAACCGCCTGATATGGATGCAGGAATACCTGCGGCTGTCGCCTGCGGATGTTGTCCTTCAGAAAACGCCTTATACCTTCGATGTTTCTGTGTGGGAACTGCTGCTGCCTGTTATTTCCGGGGCCACGCTGGTGTTTGCCCTGCCGGATGGTCATAAAGATCCATACTATCTGCAGGAGGTGATCGCGCAATACGGCATCACGGTGCTGCATTTTGTGCCATCGATGCTGCATCTGTTTATCGCCAGCCTCGGCGCCCGCCCGCTTTCTTCCGTTAAACATGTCGTGTGCAGCGGAGAAGCCCTGCCCGGCAAAGTAGTCAGTGAGTTCAGGAAGAAGATGCCTGCGCGCATATATAACCTGTACGGGCCTACGGAGGCGGCTATCGATGTAACAGCGACAGACCTTACGGATGCGGATACTACCCACCAGGTGTCCATCGGTTTCCCGATCGCCAATACCAGGATCTACATTGTGAATGACGCCATGCAGCTGCAACCGCCGGGTATCGCCGGAGAGCTGCTGATAGGCGGCATACAGGTGGCCAAAGGCTATCTCAACAGGCCGGAACTGACGGCTGCCAGATTTATTGACGACCCGTTTGTGCCGGGAGGACGCTTATACAAAACCGGCGATATCGCCCGCTGGAACAGTGATGGCAGCATCGCCTACCTTGGCCGCGCAGACGGACAGGTAAAGATCCGTGGCAACCGTATTGAGCTGGGGGAGATCACCGCGCAGCTGCTGGCTAATCCATCTGTCACCGATGCTGTTGTGAGCGTATACACGAAAGACGGGCTCGAGAAAGAACTCGTGGCCTATGTGGTGTCGGCCGAAGAACAGAACGCCACCGCATTGCGGAAATACCTGCAGTCGAAATTACCGGAATATGAAATTCCCGCCTGGTTCATACAGCTCGATGCGCTGCCTTTGTCTGCCAACGGAAAGATCGATTTTAAGCAACTGCCGCCACCTGTTCATGCGTTAAAGACAGCCACTGCTTATGTCGCACCAGAGAATGACACCGAAAGCCGCCTGGCGGAAATATTTGCAGTAGTGCTGGACCGGCCGGCCGGCGAAATCGGCACGCACGACAACTTCTTCGATCTCGGCGCCAATTCCATGAAATTGATTCGCGTCCTTGAACTTATCCGGCAGGAACTGGGAGTGGACATCAAACCGGTATATCTCTTTCAATATACGACCATCCACGACCTGGCGACCTGTCTTTTCCAGCAAACAAAACCGGAGGGAGAAATGGAAGATACGCTGATCTCCGATGAGATAGACAGCATAATAGACCTCATGTAA
- a CDS encoding beta-ketoacyl synthase N-terminal-like domain-containing protein produces MKKDIAIIGMSGRFPKSASVRELWDNLYGGRELIHFFSEKELEEKGVPQSDRQHPDFVRAGSFVSDTDKFDYPLFRYTVHEAGIMDPQTRLMHQLVWEALEDAGCTPETYHKKTGIFMGANKNLAWSVYATVTPVAHVDDMTKRKLSNPNFMASLIAYKFNFKGPCYFIDTACSTSLSTAHLACRSLLLNECGIAVVGGARLSSDEEKGYLHQEGVLLPVMATIKPSTALLPALLPAMPPALWS; encoded by the coding sequence ATGAAGAAAGATATTGCCATCATCGGCATGTCCGGCAGGTTCCCGAAATCAGCCTCCGTCCGGGAGCTGTGGGATAACCTGTACGGCGGCAGGGAACTGATCCACTTCTTCTCAGAGAAGGAACTGGAAGAGAAGGGCGTACCGCAGAGCGACCGTCAGCATCCTGATTTCGTACGTGCCGGATCGTTTGTCTCCGATACCGACAAATTTGATTATCCTTTGTTCCGCTACACCGTACATGAAGCGGGCATTATGGACCCTCAAACCAGGCTGATGCACCAGCTGGTGTGGGAAGCGCTGGAAGATGCCGGCTGTACGCCGGAGACCTATCACAAGAAAACAGGCATCTTCATGGGCGCCAATAAAAACCTGGCCTGGAGTGTGTACGCAACCGTTACCCCTGTGGCGCATGTGGACGACATGACTAAAAGGAAGCTTTCCAATCCTAACTTCATGGCCTCCCTGATCGCCTATAAATTCAATTTCAAAGGGCCTTGTTATTTTATCGATACCGCCTGCTCTACCTCCCTTAGCACTGCGCACCTGGCTTGCAGAAGCCTGCTGCTGAACGAGTGTGGGATCGCCGTAGTGGGCGGGGCGCGTCTTTCCAGTGATGAAGAGAAAGGTTACCTGCACCAGGAAGGGGTATTACTTCCCGTGATGGCCACAATAAAACCTTCGACAGCACTTCTTCCGGCACTATTGCCTGCGATGCCGCCGGCGTTGTGGTCCTGA